In the Flagellimonas sp. MMG031 genome, one interval contains:
- a CDS encoding NAD(P)H-dependent glycerol-3-phosphate dehydrogenase, whose amino-acid sequence MGDKLNFGVFGGGSWGTAIVKMLTENLAHVHWYMRSDSAIRHIQKEWHNPNYLSSVEFDVDQLVMSHDINTIAEASDVLIFAIPSAFLERELQALTVPLKDKIIFSAIKGIVPESGRIVGEHFNEKYGIPFENIGVITGPCHAEEVALERLSYLTIACADSDKAKMVAKHLKSDYIRTKISDDIIGTEYAAMLKNIYAIAAGIAHGLGYGDNFQSVLMSNAIREMKRFIDRVYKMKRNINASAYLGDLLVTGYSTFSRNRMFGNMIGKGYTVKSAMMEMNMVAEGYYATQSAHNLMEKLQKKSKTPIINAVYQVLYKNKNPKKVFEKLTEKLD is encoded by the coding sequence ATGGGAGACAAACTTAATTTTGGGGTTTTTGGAGGTGGAAGCTGGGGTACGGCCATTGTAAAGATGCTGACAGAAAATTTAGCCCACGTACATTGGTACATGCGGAGCGATTCTGCGATTCGACATATCCAAAAAGAATGGCACAATCCCAACTATCTGAGCTCTGTGGAGTTTGATGTGGACCAGCTGGTAATGAGCCATGATATCAACACGATTGCTGAAGCATCCGATGTGCTGATCTTTGCGATTCCCTCCGCTTTTTTGGAAAGGGAACTCCAAGCTTTGACCGTTCCGTTGAAGGATAAAATTATTTTTTCGGCCATTAAAGGTATTGTTCCGGAAAGCGGCCGCATTGTTGGGGAGCATTTTAATGAAAAATACGGCATCCCTTTTGAAAATATTGGGGTCATTACAGGACCCTGCCATGCCGAAGAAGTGGCCTTAGAGCGCTTATCGTACCTAACCATTGCCTGCGCCGATTCCGATAAGGCAAAAATGGTGGCCAAACACCTGAAGAGCGACTACATCCGTACCAAAATATCGGACGACATCATCGGTACGGAGTATGCAGCCATGCTGAAAAACATTTATGCCATTGCTGCGGGCATAGCCCACGGACTGGGTTATGGGGACAATTTCCAAAGCGTGTTGATGAGCAATGCCATCCGCGAGATGAAACGTTTTATAGACCGAGTATACAAAATGAAGCGAAACATCAACGCCTCGGCCTACTTGGGCGACCTATTGGTAACGGGATATTCCACTTTTAGTAGAAACCGTATGTTCGGAAACATGATAGGTAAGGGCTACACCGTAAAAAGCGCCATGATGGAGATGAATATGGTAGCCGAAGGCTATTATGCTACCCAAAGCGCCCATAACTTGATGGAAAAACTACAAAAGAAGTCCAAAACTCCGATTATCAACGCCGTGTACCAAGTGCTCTACAAAAACAAGAACCCCAAAAAGGTGTTTGAAAAGTTGACGGAGAAGTTGGATTAA
- a CDS encoding glycerol-3-phosphate dehydrogenase/oxidase — protein sequence MSENIVFSNVNRKEQLQKAAQMSYDLVVVGGGITGAGIALDASSRGMKVLLLEKGDFASGTSSKSTKLIHGGLRYLKQFDFWLVKEVGSERAIVHKLAPHLVLPEKMLLPLIEGGSYGKWLTSIGLKVYDILAQVSGDDKRQMLEKKEALKLEPLLPKKILNGAGYYAEYRTDDARLTMENLKTSLQFGAQLFNYAKVTDFIYKDEQVAGVKFTDEVFGDEYNVFSKYVINAAGPWVDELRSVNQSKKGKQLHLTKGVHLVFPKEKLPVKQSVYFDIPDGRMMFAIPRGKVTYIGTTDTNYNADKNHVTTELADAIYLISAVNNMFPDIELELDDIISSWAGLRPLIHEEGKSASELSRKDEIFTSDTGLVSIAGGKLTGYRKMAERVVNRIVKKMEEDYETELKACTTDKIPLCGNDFKKYKHVTKYIDQVLDNLKEDGFEFYHAWYLVTTYGKQTEAILERYANIKGKKPKERMIRAEAQFAMAHEMALNPLDFFIRRTGRLYFDIDSVRKYKEPVFEEFQKAYNYSAQDMEAFSKELDTQLTEHSDFSLERG from the coding sequence ATGAGCGAGAACATTGTTTTTTCAAACGTAAATCGAAAGGAACAGTTGCAAAAGGCGGCTCAAATGTCATACGACCTCGTGGTCGTGGGTGGGGGAATAACCGGTGCTGGAATTGCCCTGGACGCTTCTTCTCGCGGCATGAAAGTGTTGTTGTTGGAGAAAGGGGATTTCGCTTCGGGTACCAGCAGCAAATCCACCAAATTGATACACGGCGGGCTTCGTTATTTGAAACAATTCGATTTTTGGTTGGTAAAAGAAGTGGGTTCGGAACGTGCCATTGTGCACAAATTGGCACCCCATTTGGTGCTGCCAGAAAAAATGTTGCTCCCGCTTATCGAGGGCGGGTCTTATGGAAAATGGTTGACCTCCATCGGTTTGAAGGTGTACGATATTTTGGCCCAGGTTTCTGGGGACGATAAACGGCAGATGCTGGAGAAGAAGGAAGCACTAAAACTGGAGCCGCTGCTTCCCAAAAAAATCTTGAACGGTGCGGGCTATTATGCCGAATACCGCACCGATGATGCCCGGCTCACTATGGAAAATTTGAAGACCAGTCTTCAGTTTGGGGCACAGTTGTTCAATTACGCCAAGGTCACCGATTTTATTTATAAGGATGAACAAGTAGCTGGGGTAAAGTTCACTGATGAGGTTTTCGGGGATGAGTATAACGTATTTTCTAAATACGTCATCAACGCTGCTGGCCCCTGGGTGGATGAACTGCGCAGTGTAAACCAATCCAAAAAGGGAAAACAATTGCACCTGACAAAGGGGGTCCATTTGGTATTTCCAAAGGAAAAACTACCGGTAAAACAATCCGTTTATTTTGATATTCCCGACGGCAGGATGATGTTTGCCATCCCACGCGGCAAGGTCACCTATATTGGCACTACGGACACCAATTACAATGCCGACAAGAACCATGTAACAACCGAACTGGCCGATGCCATTTATTTGATTTCCGCCGTAAACAACATGTTCCCCGACATTGAATTGGAGTTGGACGACATTATTTCGTCATGGGCTGGACTTCGTCCTTTGATTCACGAAGAAGGGAAATCCGCTTCTGAATTGTCCCGAAAGGATGAAATCTTTACTTCAGATACTGGATTGGTCAGCATTGCAGGGGGTAAACTTACGGGGTACCGCAAAATGGCCGAACGTGTGGTGAACCGTATCGTCAAAAAAATGGAGGAAGATTACGAAACCGAATTGAAGGCTTGCACCACGGATAAAATCCCACTTTGTGGAAACGACTTTAAAAAGTATAAGCACGTAACCAAATACATTGATCAGGTCTTGGACAATCTCAAAGAAGATGGATTTGAATTCTATCACGCTTGGTACTTGGTCACCACCTACGGTAAGCAAACCGAAGCTATTTTGGAGCGGTATGCCAACATTAAAGGGAAAAAACCCAAAGAACGTATGATCAGGGCAGAGGCCCAGTTTGCCATGGCGCACGAAATGGCCCTAAACCCGCTGGACTTTTTTATTCGAAGAACGGGCCGACTGTATTTTGACATTGACAGCGTTCGAAAATACAAGGAGCCGGTGTTCGAGGAGTTCCAAAAAGCCTATAACTATTCTGCGCAAGACATGGAAGCCTTTTCCAAAGAATTGGATACCCAGTTGACCGAGCATTCGGATTTTTCGTTGGAGCGGGGTTAA
- a CDS encoding antibiotic biosynthesis monooxygenase has protein sequence MNPQKPYYAVIFTSLRTPGDEGYAQMAEEMETLARKQPGFLDVESARDGVGITVSYWESLEAIANWKAQLDHKQAQKQGRLQWYSWYKVRVCRVEREYEFNTIES, from the coding sequence ATGAATCCCCAAAAACCATATTACGCGGTGATTTTCACCAGCCTAAGAACTCCAGGCGACGAAGGATATGCGCAAATGGCGGAAGAAATGGAAACCTTGGCACGAAAACAACCGGGTTTCTTGGATGTAGAAAGTGCTAGGGATGGTGTCGGAATAACCGTCAGTTATTGGGAGAGTTTGGAAGCGATTGCCAATTGGAAGGCCCAATTGGACCACAAACAAGCGCAAAAACAAGGCAGACTGCAATGGTATTCTTGGTATAAAGTCCGGGTATGCCGTGTGGAACGGGAATACGAATTCAATACAATAGAATCATGA
- a CDS encoding CvpA family protein: MSFLDIIIGILLIWGLYKGLKNGLFVELASLVAIIAGIYGAIHFSYITGDYLAERFDWSDQYLKIAAFLITFFAIIIVVNLAGKFLTKIADFAMLGLLNKIAGGIFGALKVAVILGAFLIFFEKLSSPLGLINEESKQESVFYEPIKEIGALVFAYVFDDEETLPKEEVEAREEII, from the coding sequence ATGAGCTTTTTGGATATCATCATAGGAATTCTTTTGATTTGGGGCCTGTACAAAGGGCTGAAAAATGGCTTGTTTGTAGAGCTAGCTTCTTTGGTGGCAATCATTGCCGGAATTTATGGCGCCATCCATTTTTCGTACATCACAGGGGATTATCTTGCAGAACGATTTGATTGGAGCGACCAATATCTTAAAATCGCTGCGTTCTTAATTACCTTTTTTGCCATTATCATTGTGGTGAACTTGGCAGGCAAATTCCTGACCAAGATTGCTGATTTTGCCATGCTCGGATTGCTCAATAAAATCGCCGGGGGTATTTTTGGAGCTTTAAAGGTGGCCGTTATCTTGGGTGCCTTTCTAATTTTCTTTGAAAAGCTCTCCTCTCCTCTCGGACTCATCAATGAAGAAAGCAAACAAGAATCCGTTTTCTACGAACCCATCAAGGAAATTGGAGCCTTGGTGTTCGCTTATGTATTTGATGACGAGGAAACCCTCCCCAAAGAAGAAGTCGAAGCTAGGGAGGAGATTATATGA
- a CDS encoding CAP domain-containing protein, with amino-acid sequence MKKCTSTLLIVGLVLLLASCSKSSTEELEQLYTEASIGNDKVSVDPIKMEEELLDLVNEYRNSIGLEALITSEPAYKYAEEHNNYMISKNSLSHDNFEERAASIAAETNAQKISENVARFYASAEKTMDAWVASASHKQALDGDFTHTALSVQLDKDGRPYYTQIFIKID; translated from the coding sequence ATGAAAAAATGTACGAGCACTTTGCTGATCGTAGGATTGGTATTGCTACTTGCAAGCTGTAGCAAATCATCGACAGAAGAATTGGAACAATTGTATACCGAAGCCAGTATTGGAAACGATAAAGTTTCTGTAGATCCCATAAAAATGGAAGAGGAACTGCTGGATTTGGTCAACGAATACCGAAATTCAATCGGTTTGGAGGCCTTGATCACAAGCGAACCAGCTTACAAATATGCTGAGGAACACAACAATTATATGATTTCCAAAAACAGCTTGAGCCACGATAATTTTGAAGAACGTGCCGCCAGCATTGCAGCGGAAACCAATGCACAAAAAATTTCAGAAAATGTGGCCCGTTTCTACGCATCCGCAGAAAAAACTATGGATGCATGGGTGGCCAGTGCCTCCCATAAGCAAGCTCTTGATGGGGACTTTACCCACACTGCCCTTAGCGTGCAGTTGGACAAGGACGGAAGACCTTACTATACCCAGATTTTTATAAAGATAGACTAA
- a CDS encoding 3-hydroxyanthranilate 3,4-dioxygenase: MAIKAPFNLNKWVEENRETLKPPVGNKNLYKESGDYIVMVVAGPNARKDYHYNETEELFYQLEGQIEVHIQEDGQKRTMELGPGDMYLHPAKVPHSPVRKEGSIGLVVERKRMDLDAEDGLLWFCDNCNNKLHEIYFKLHDIEKDFLGHFKHFYGSEELRTCNKCGTVMPVDERFVAKEE; the protein is encoded by the coding sequence ATGGCAATAAAGGCACCTTTTAATCTCAACAAATGGGTAGAGGAAAACCGTGAGACCCTAAAACCTCCGGTGGGCAATAAAAATTTGTACAAAGAATCGGGTGATTACATTGTGATGGTGGTCGCCGGTCCCAATGCTCGAAAGGATTATCATTATAACGAGACGGAGGAACTTTTTTATCAATTGGAAGGACAGATCGAAGTGCATATCCAAGAAGATGGACAAAAAAGAACCATGGAACTGGGACCCGGGGATATGTACCTACATCCGGCCAAAGTGCCACATTCACCCGTTCGCAAGGAAGGCTCTATTGGTTTGGTCGTGGAGCGCAAGCGCATGGACCTCGATGCCGAAGATGGACTGCTTTGGTTTTGCGATAACTGCAACAACAAACTGCATGAGATTTATTTTAAACTACATGACATTGAAAAGGATTTCTTAGGTCATTTTAAGCACTTTTACGGTTCGGAAGAACTGCGCACCTGCAACAAATGTGGTACAGTAATGCCCGTTGATGAACGATTTGTAGCCAAAGAAGAATGA
- a CDS encoding DUF1304 domain-containing protein, whose amino-acid sequence MSLLIAKIIVAIVALLHLYFLWLEMFAWTTKAKKVFRSFPEELFEPTKTLAANQALYNGFLAAGLIWSLLIKDGAWQVYVALFFLGCVAVAGIYGAATASKKIFTVQALPALVGIALLLVHLFL is encoded by the coding sequence ATGAGCCTCCTTATCGCAAAAATCATCGTTGCAATTGTGGCCCTGCTCCATCTGTACTTTCTATGGCTGGAAATGTTTGCATGGACCACTAAGGCAAAAAAGGTGTTCCGCAGCTTTCCGGAAGAGCTTTTTGAGCCCACAAAAACACTGGCGGCGAACCAAGCGCTGTACAATGGTTTTTTGGCTGCAGGACTTATCTGGTCTTTGTTGATCAAAGATGGAGCTTGGCAAGTGTATGTAGCCCTCTTCTTTTTGGGATGTGTTGCCGTAGCTGGAATCTACGGTGCGGCTACCGCTTCAAAAAAAATATTTACGGTACAGGCACTCCCTGCTTTGGTAGGAATAGCACTTTTATTGGTGCACCTATTCCTGTAA
- a CDS encoding aldehyde dehydrogenase family protein yields MSKIATAFGIKEALKELGLNEINNGTSTGKEWFSNGEFIESYSPVDGALIGKVKATSQEDYEKVITTAQEGFKKWRTMPAPQRGEVVRQFNDELRRLKEPLGKLVSYEMGKSYQEGLGEVQEMIDICDFAVGLSRQLHGLTMHSERPGHRMYEQYHPLGVVGIISAFNFPVAVWSWNTALAWVCGDACIWKGSEKTPMTSVACQNIAARIFTKNGVPEGISCLITGDYHVGEFMTKDERVPLISATGSTRMGKIVAQTVAGRLGKTLLELGGNNAIIVTPDANIKNTVIGAVFGAVGTCGQRCTSTRRLIVHEDVYDKVKNAIVDAYKQIRIGNPLDENNHVGPLIDKDAVNNYLNALEKVKAEGGTILVEGGVLEGEGYESGCYVKPAIAEAENHFEIVQHETFGPVLYIMKYSGDLQNALDMQNGVRQGLSSAIMTNNLREAERFLSVEGSDCGIANVNIGTSGAEIGGAFGGEKETGGGRESGSDAWKIYMRRQTNTINYTTELPLAQGIKFDL; encoded by the coding sequence ATGTCAAAAATCGCAACTGCATTTGGAATCAAAGAGGCCCTGAAAGAATTAGGGCTAAATGAAATAAATAATGGTACTTCTACCGGAAAAGAATGGTTTTCCAATGGGGAATTCATTGAATCCTATTCTCCTGTTGACGGAGCACTTATCGGAAAGGTAAAGGCTACCTCTCAGGAAGATTACGAAAAGGTGATCACCACCGCCCAAGAAGGATTTAAAAAATGGCGAACCATGCCTGCGCCTCAACGTGGCGAGGTTGTTCGACAATTTAATGATGAGCTGCGCCGCCTAAAAGAACCGTTGGGAAAACTCGTTTCCTATGAAATGGGCAAAAGTTACCAAGAAGGGCTTGGCGAGGTACAGGAAATGATTGACATCTGCGATTTTGCCGTGGGACTTTCACGTCAATTGCACGGCCTAACTATGCACAGTGAGCGTCCAGGACACCGGATGTACGAGCAATACCACCCCCTTGGCGTGGTAGGTATCATTTCGGCCTTTAATTTCCCGGTCGCCGTTTGGTCTTGGAACACGGCATTGGCATGGGTATGTGGGGACGCCTGTATTTGGAAAGGTTCGGAAAAAACACCGATGACCTCTGTGGCCTGCCAGAACATTGCCGCTCGCATCTTTACCAAAAATGGGGTGCCCGAAGGTATTTCCTGTTTGATTACCGGAGATTATCACGTGGGAGAATTTATGACCAAGGACGAAAGGGTCCCGTTGATTTCCGCTACCGGTTCAACACGCATGGGAAAGATAGTTGCACAGACAGTAGCCGGACGTCTTGGAAAAACATTATTGGAACTCGGTGGTAACAATGCCATCATTGTTACACCCGATGCGAACATCAAAAATACCGTTATCGGTGCCGTATTCGGAGCCGTGGGCACCTGTGGACAGCGCTGTACTTCCACCCGTAGGTTGATTGTACACGAAGACGTCTACGATAAGGTAAAAAACGCCATTGTGGACGCCTACAAGCAAATACGCATTGGAAATCCCCTCGATGAGAACAACCACGTGGGACCACTCATCGATAAAGACGCGGTAAACAATTATTTGAATGCTTTGGAAAAGGTAAAAGCCGAAGGCGGAACTATTTTGGTCGAAGGCGGTGTGCTGGAAGGCGAAGGCTATGAAAGTGGCTGTTACGTGAAACCGGCGATTGCCGAAGCAGAAAACCACTTCGAGATTGTACAGCATGAAACCTTTGGGCCCGTATTGTACATAATGAAGTACAGTGGTGACCTTCAAAATGCACTGGATATGCAAAATGGGGTAAGACAAGGGCTTTCTTCTGCCATTATGACGAACAATTTAAGGGAAGCCGAACGTTTCCTTTCCGTAGAAGGGTCGGATTGTGGCATTGCCAATGTAAATATTGGTACCTCAGGTGCTGAAATCGGTGGAGCTTTTGGTGGGGAAAAAGAAACCGGAGGAGGCCGTGAAAGCGGTTCCGATGCTTGGAAAATCTACATGAGAAGGCAGACAAACACCATCAATTACACTACCGAACTGCCATTGGCACAGGGAATCAAGTTTGACCTATAA
- a CDS encoding acyl-ACP desaturase, whose translation MSIKNVRLEVMQAIEPKVEGYIDEFLIPTEKIWQPTDFLPDSRSDHFYDDIEKIRGEAKELGYDFWVTLVADTITEEALPTYESWLMDVEGIDQHNGKDNGWSKWVRAWTAEENRHGDVLNKYLYLSGRVNMREIEITTQHLISDGFDIGTDRDPYKNFVYTTFQELATNISHKRVGKMAKKKGNGLLAKMCTIIAGDEMRHHLAYREFVKTIMGQDPDGMVLAFADMMKKKIVMPAHFLRESGGSIGEAFEQFSNCAQRLGVYTAQDYIDILKKLNDYWDIGNLRGLSDQAEKARVYLMKLPERLQRISERMQFSQEQYTFKWVEANGMM comes from the coding sequence ATGTCGATAAAGAATGTAAGATTGGAAGTAATGCAGGCGATTGAACCCAAAGTAGAAGGGTATATCGATGAATTTCTTATCCCAACCGAAAAAATATGGCAACCCACCGATTTCTTGCCCGATTCGCGAAGTGATCACTTTTATGATGACATCGAAAAAATTCGTGGAGAAGCAAAAGAGCTTGGATACGATTTCTGGGTGACCTTGGTTGCGGACACCATTACTGAAGAGGCCTTGCCTACCTACGAATCTTGGTTGATGGATGTGGAAGGTATTGACCAGCATAACGGCAAGGATAATGGCTGGAGCAAGTGGGTGCGGGCTTGGACTGCGGAGGAAAACCGTCACGGCGATGTATTGAACAAATATCTATATCTTTCGGGACGCGTTAACATGCGCGAAATTGAAATCACAACGCAACATTTGATATCCGATGGGTTCGATATTGGAACCGATAGGGACCCGTACAAAAACTTTGTGTACACCACCTTCCAAGAATTGGCAACCAACATCTCACACAAAAGAGTGGGCAAAATGGCCAAAAAGAAAGGAAATGGTCTTTTGGCAAAAATGTGCACGATTATAGCCGGTGATGAAATGAGACACCATTTGGCATACCGTGAATTTGTAAAGACCATTATGGGCCAAGACCCAGATGGAATGGTACTTGCCTTTGCCGATATGATGAAGAAGAAAATTGTGATGCCCGCCCATTTTCTAAGGGAATCCGGTGGAAGTATTGGAGAGGCCTTTGAACAATTTTCCAATTGTGCCCAACGATTGGGAGTGTATACTGCCCAGGATTATATCGATATTTTGAAAAAACTGAACGATTACTGGGATATCGGTAATTTAAGGGGACTTTCCGACCAAGCGGAAAAGGCAAGGGTGTACCTGATGAAGTTGCCTGAGCGATTACAACGAATTTCGGAGCGCATGCAATTCTCGCAAGAACAGTACACGTTTAAATGGGTGGAAGCGAACGGGATGATGTAG
- a CDS encoding metallophosphoesterase family protein: MRTLVVGDIHSGVRALEQLMDKARVSTEDHIIFLGDYVDGWSTAVETIDYLIQLKDQYNCTFIRGNHDELCKAWLIEQKENPQWLAHGGEATRQSYLNADKDTWRVHLDFYEELQNYHLAADNRLYLHAGYTNLKGIDYEYFEQSFYWDRTLWELATALDPELETTDPKFPKRLTHYTEVFIGHTPLSKTGFVEPTKRANVWNVDTGAAFKGGLTMLDVETKEFWQSDPVHTFYPGERGRN, from the coding sequence ATGCGGACATTGGTAGTGGGCGACATTCATTCAGGAGTAAGGGCTTTAGAACAATTGATGGACAAAGCGAGGGTGTCGACCGAGGACCATATCATTTTTCTGGGCGATTATGTGGATGGATGGAGCACTGCCGTGGAAACCATTGATTATTTGATCCAACTCAAAGATCAGTATAACTGTACATTTATACGCGGCAACCATGATGAACTCTGCAAGGCTTGGCTTATTGAGCAGAAGGAAAATCCACAATGGTTGGCCCATGGTGGCGAAGCCACGCGGCAATCGTATTTGAATGCAGATAAGGATACGTGGAGAGTGCACCTTGATTTTTACGAGGAGCTGCAAAACTACCATCTTGCAGCCGACAATCGACTGTACTTGCATGCGGGCTACACAAATCTTAAGGGGATAGACTATGAATATTTCGAGCAGTCCTTTTATTGGGACCGCACTCTTTGGGAGCTTGCCACGGCCCTCGACCCTGAATTGGAAACCACAGACCCTAAATTTCCTAAAAGGCTTACCCATTACACCGAAGTTTTTATTGGGCATACCCCTTTGTCCAAAACCGGTTTTGTGGAACCGACCAAAAGGGCCAATGTTTGGAATGTGGACACGGGTGCTGCGTTCAAGGGTGGCCTAACCATGTTGGACGTGGAGACCAAGGAATTTTGGCAAAGCGATCCCGTGCACACATTCTATCCCGGAGAAAGAGGAAGGAATTAA
- a CDS encoding carbohydrate kinase, protein MKKVYCIGELLIDFVAEKQGSDLSKATQFTKKAGGAPANVACAIAKLGGNGIFIGSVGNDPFGKFLLDTLKNEGVDISLAQLSETFTTLAFVSLSEDGERDFVFSRGADQELSYNPDLRKNLPGNILHLGAATALLGGPLEKTYTKYLFDGLTKEMFICFDPNYRTDLWKDDTETFIKKCMPFVEKSHLCKFSLEEAQLLSGKEDIHEACDALHKVGAKIITVTMGKDGTLLSTNGTKKVIPSIKVTPVDTTGAGDAFIGCLLYQISDLGNFEPVFEDFELLENMVAKANKAGAITTTNYGAIVALPTKDQLEA, encoded by the coding sequence ATGAAGAAAGTATACTGTATTGGCGAACTGTTGATCGATTTTGTTGCCGAAAAGCAAGGGAGCGATCTCTCCAAAGCCACCCAATTTACCAAAAAAGCGGGCGGAGCACCTGCCAACGTAGCCTGTGCCATCGCCAAACTTGGCGGAAACGGCATTTTTATAGGTAGTGTTGGAAACGACCCTTTTGGGAAATTCCTTTTGGATACCTTAAAAAACGAAGGCGTCGACATTTCATTGGCCCAGCTTTCCGAAACCTTTACCACACTTGCCTTTGTTTCCCTTTCGGAAGACGGCGAGCGCGATTTTGTGTTCAGTCGGGGTGCAGACCAAGAACTCAGCTACAATCCAGACCTTAGAAAAAACCTCCCGGGTAACATTCTCCACTTGGGAGCAGCAACCGCTCTTTTGGGGGGACCTTTGGAAAAAACCTATACCAAATACTTGTTTGATGGGCTCACCAAGGAAATGTTCATCTGTTTTGACCCCAATTACAGAACAGATTTATGGAAGGATGACACGGAAACCTTTATTAAAAAATGTATGCCCTTTGTGGAAAAATCACATCTGTGCAAGTTCAGTTTGGAAGAAGCTCAACTACTTTCCGGAAAAGAAGATATCCATGAGGCTTGTGATGCCCTCCATAAGGTAGGGGCCAAAATCATTACCGTCACCATGGGAAAAGATGGCACACTCCTAAGCACCAATGGAACCAAAAAAGTAATCCCAAGTATTAAGGTCACCCCCGTAGATACCACTGGTGCCGGTGATGCCTTTATTGGGTGCCTATTGTACCAAATTTCTGATTTGGGCAATTTTGAGCCCGTTTTCGAAGATTTTGAACTGTTGGAAAATATGGTGGCCAAAGCCAATAAAGCTGGGGCCATCACCACCACAAACTACGGGGCCATTGTCGCCCTACCCACCAAAGACCAGCTTGAAGCATAA